DNA from Asticcacaulis sp. ZE23SCel15:
AACACCCTGTAATACCCCTTGTCGGCGGCTTTGATCATCTCAAAGTCGCCGCTTGTGTCTCCGAAGGCTGTCGCGAGTTGCATTGATTCGCCGTAAACCGCTTTCAGGCGCGCAACCTTTTCTGGCCCCCGGCAGTTCAGTCCGTTGAGATTGGGCAACAGCCGGTCGTCGGCAGAAAATCCAAGTTTGCTGCCGATCACAAGGTCCGCCCCCAGATATGCCCCGAACGCGCCGACCAGTATGTCCGGAGAGGCCGTGACGATCACACGCAGGCGATCCGGCTGTTTTTGTTCGTCCCATGCGATCAGAGCGTCGGGCCGGAACAGCTT
Protein-coding regions in this window:
- a CDS encoding HAD-IB family hydrolase, which produces MPSANEAPAPQIAAFDFDGTLTYKDSFTAFLVWHCGYPKLAWAFASSPSLITHYIKTKDRGALKSRLIHKLLGSIRRSELQDMIAAFADSHKDKLFRPDALIAWDEQKQPDRLRVIVTASPDILVGAFGAYLGADLVIGSKLGFSADDRLLPNLNGLNCRGPEKVARLKAVYGESMQLATAFGDTSGDFEMIKAADKGYYRVFTGKPT